The Sphingopyxis sp. BE259 nucleotide sequence GCTGGAATAGGCCTTGTTGCCGATGAACAGTTTCATGGGGTCTCCCTAACCCCTCTCCCCTTGGGGGAGAGGGTTGTGCAGGCTTGGCAGCTTGCTGCCTAGCCGAAGCTGGGTGAGGGGTGTCAACCTTTGCGGCCACAGCCCTCACCAAGTTTCGGTAACGGACAAGTCCGCAACCTCCACTATCCTCTCCCCCAAGGGGAGAGGATTATTAGATTTCCACCGCCTCCAGCACCGCGGTGCGCAGTTCGGCGATCCCCATGCCCTTTTCGCTGCTGGTCACGATCACCTCGGGGTGCGCGGCGGGGTGCTTGCGGGCTTCGGCCTGTGACGCGGCATGAACCGCGGCCAGCTCGCTCGCCTTGATCTTGTCGGCCTTGGTCAGCACCAGCCGATAGCTGACCGCGGCGGTGTCGAGCATTTCGATGAACTCGCGGTCGACGTCCTTGATCCCGTGGCGGCTGTCGATCAGCACGAGCGTGCGTTTCAGTACCGCGCGCCCGCGCAAATAATCGTTGATCAGGAAGCGCCATTTCCTGACGACATCCTTGGGCGCCTTGGCAAAGCCATAGCCGGGCATATCGACCAGCCGGAACACGAGCGGTTCGCCGACGTCGAAATAGTTGAGCTCCTGCGTCCGCCCCGGGGTCACCGACGTGCGCGCGAGGCCGTTGCGGTTGGTCAGCGCGTTGAGCAGCGACGATTTGCCGACGTTCGAGCGCCCCGCAAAGGCGATTTCGGGCATCGTCGGGTCGGGCAGATGCTGGAGCGCCGGCGCCGATTTCAGGAAGGTGATCGGTCCCGAAAACAGCTTGCGCGCGCGTTCCGCCCGTTCGGGGTCGGCGCCGGGTTCAAGGTCGCTATCGCTCACGTCGCCGCCTGCGCCTTCAACGCCGGGAACTTGCGGTACATCCACTGCTGCTGGCCGATCGACAGG carries:
- the yihA gene encoding ribosome biogenesis GTP-binding protein YihA/YsxC; its protein translation is MSDSDLEPGADPERAERARKLFSGPITFLKSAPALQHLPDPTMPEIAFAGRSNVGKSSLLNALTNRNGLARTSVTPGRTQELNYFDVGEPLVFRLVDMPGYGFAKAPKDVVRKWRFLINDYLRGRAVLKRTLVLIDSRHGIKDVDREFIEMLDTAAVSYRLVLTKADKIKASELAAVHAASQAEARKHPAAHPEVIVTSSEKGMGIAELRTAVLEAVEI